A window of Daphnia pulicaria isolate SC F1-1A chromosome 10, SC_F0-13Bv2, whole genome shotgun sequence contains these coding sequences:
- the LOC124315009 gene encoding uncharacterized protein LOC124315009 isoform X1 has translation MQPFRFQCVTLFSPKNMAKSFLSVSFIRSIEDSMDWYDHIAFSFLLFKQGDELVALEQMQRLIKLHERGCPEWKRVAIHLAIQSAEMNPSAVIEALFQLKQWKLLRLIGYSVSTPIEYIPRGHLFPFRVGIFCILDQLDRYDAHLLKSFINSMDATNEFQVIEVVVLQWIVSGIISTNDCSKLTIALGRIGRNDLVNLSLQLQSGLSGTSSMRDECFNQSILRHSTIGNNRLHPSSSTGYCLIVHQKNIYRERDPILKHRVELDVPNYQGNEADCRTLRETFLSLGYQVEIAEDLTNFELKQKVLDVSRGVDWTRYNGLTLCFLSHCIQGQILGSNSLTLSFNKDVRKYFNECYCPGLKGKRKAIIFSTPFGSAGWNPVSQLDCVGGYNPHLYDNFLVIWPTSYVLSVSNGGSQFITEFSTELKKPNAANDTTLASFRTAISTINNRNNLTRYRKRQFWSIQQWNV, from the exons ATGCAGCCGTTCAGGTTTCAGTGTGTTACTTTGTTTAGTCCAAAGAACATGGCAAAATCATTTCTCTCTGTGTCGTTTATTCGCAGCATCGAAGACTCAATGGACTGGTATGATCACATAGCTTTcagttttttgctttttaagcAAGGCGATGAATTGGTAGCGCTCGAACAAATGCAGCGATTAATCAAGCTTCACGAACGAGGCTGCCCTGAGTGGAAAAGGGTTGCGATCCATTTGGCCATTCAATCGGCTGAGATGAATCCTAGTGCTGTGATTGAAGCACTGTTTCAGCTAAAGCAATGGAAACTCTTGCGATTAATAGGTTATTCCGTTTCAACGCCGATCGAGTACATTCCTAGAGGTCATCTATTTCCGTTTAGAGTTGGAATTTTTTGTATTCTGGACCAGCTGGATCGTTACGACGCACATTTGTTAAAAAGTTTCATAAACAGCATGGACGCAACAAATGAATTCCAAGTGATTGAAGTCGTCGTTTTACAGTGGATCGTGAGCGGCATTATCTCTACCAATGATTGTTCGAAATTGACAATTGCTCTCGGCCGAATCGGCAGAAATGATCTAGTAAACTTAAGTTTACAGCTACAAAGCGGACTATCAGGGACTTCATCAATGAGGGACGAATGCTTCAATCAAAGTATATTGAGACATTCTACGATTGGAAACAACAGACTCCACCCAAGCTCATCTACCGGTTACTGCCTGATTGTACACCAGAAAAACATTTACAGAGAACGGGATCCGATATTAAAACAC AGGGTCGAACTCGATGTACCAAATTACCAAGGAAATGAAGCCGATTGCCGGACATTAAGAgaaacatttctctctctcggttaCCAAGTTGAAATAGCTGAGGACCTGaccaattttgaattgaagCAAAAGGTGCTGGATGTCTCACGTGGAGTTGACTGGACGAGATACAACGGCCTGACACTTTGCTTTTTATCCCACTGCATTCAAGGCCAAATTTTAGGCAGCAATTCATTGACCTTATCATTCAATAAAGACgttcgaaaatattttaatgaatGCTACTGTCCTGGCTTAAAAGGAAAACGTAAAGCAATAATTTTCTCAACTCCATTCGGCTCCGCTGGATGGAATCCGGTTTCGCAATTAGATTGTGTAGGAGGATACAACCCACATTTATACGACAATTTCCTTGTTATTTGGCCAACGTCTTACGTTCTGTCTGTTTCAAATG GTGGATCACAATTTATTACGGAATTCAGTACGGAACTGAAGAAACC
- the LOC124315009 gene encoding uncharacterized protein LOC124315009 isoform X2 translates to MQPFRFQCVTLFSPKNMAKSFLSVSFIRSIEDSMDWYDHIAFSFLLFKQGDELVALEQMQRLIKLHERGCPEWKRVAIHLAIQSAEMNPSAVIEALFQLKQWKLLRLIGYSVSTPIEYIPRGHLFPFRVGIFCILDQLDRYDAHLLKSFINSMDATNEFQVIEVVVLQWIVSGIISTNDCSKLTIALGRIGRNDLVNLSLQLQSGLSGTSSMRDECFNQSILRHSTIGNNRLHPSSSTGYCLIVHQKNIYRERDPILKHRVELDVPNYQGNEADCRTLRETFLSLGYQVEIAEDLTNFELKQKVLDVSRGVDWTRYNGLTLCFLSHCIQGQILGSNSLTLSFNKDVRKYFNECYCPGLKGKRKAIIFSTPFGSAGWNPVSQLDCVGGYNPHLYDNFLVIWPTSYVLWITIYYGIQYGTEETECSQRHNSCVLQNCH, encoded by the exons ATGCAGCCGTTCAGGTTTCAGTGTGTTACTTTGTTTAGTCCAAAGAACATGGCAAAATCATTTCTCTCTGTGTCGTTTATTCGCAGCATCGAAGACTCAATGGACTGGTATGATCACATAGCTTTcagttttttgctttttaagcAAGGCGATGAATTGGTAGCGCTCGAACAAATGCAGCGATTAATCAAGCTTCACGAACGAGGCTGCCCTGAGTGGAAAAGGGTTGCGATCCATTTGGCCATTCAATCGGCTGAGATGAATCCTAGTGCTGTGATTGAAGCACTGTTTCAGCTAAAGCAATGGAAACTCTTGCGATTAATAGGTTATTCCGTTTCAACGCCGATCGAGTACATTCCTAGAGGTCATCTATTTCCGTTTAGAGTTGGAATTTTTTGTATTCTGGACCAGCTGGATCGTTACGACGCACATTTGTTAAAAAGTTTCATAAACAGCATGGACGCAACAAATGAATTCCAAGTGATTGAAGTCGTCGTTTTACAGTGGATCGTGAGCGGCATTATCTCTACCAATGATTGTTCGAAATTGACAATTGCTCTCGGCCGAATCGGCAGAAATGATCTAGTAAACTTAAGTTTACAGCTACAAAGCGGACTATCAGGGACTTCATCAATGAGGGACGAATGCTTCAATCAAAGTATATTGAGACATTCTACGATTGGAAACAACAGACTCCACCCAAGCTCATCTACCGGTTACTGCCTGATTGTACACCAGAAAAACATTTACAGAGAACGGGATCCGATATTAAAACAC AGGGTCGAACTCGATGTACCAAATTACCAAGGAAATGAAGCCGATTGCCGGACATTAAGAgaaacatttctctctctcggttaCCAAGTTGAAATAGCTGAGGACCTGaccaattttgaattgaagCAAAAGGTGCTGGATGTCTCACGTGGAGTTGACTGGACGAGATACAACGGCCTGACACTTTGCTTTTTATCCCACTGCATTCAAGGCCAAATTTTAGGCAGCAATTCATTGACCTTATCATTCAATAAAGACgttcgaaaatattttaatgaatGCTACTGTCCTGGCTTAAAAGGAAAACGTAAAGCAATAATTTTCTCAACTCCATTCGGCTCCGCTGGATGGAATCCGGTTTCGCAATTAGATTGTGTAGGAGGATACAACCCACATTTATACGACAATTTCCTTGTTATTTGGCCAACGTCTTACGTTCT GTGGATCACAATTTATTACGGAATTCAGTACGGAACTGAAGAAACC
- the LOC124314597 gene encoding superoxide dismutase [Cu-Zn]-like produces the protein MASAVCVLLGETVKGVLHFDQQGDVVNVKGEVTGLTPGDHGFHVHEFGDYTNGCMSAGPHFNPTAVEHGGPTDEVRHVGDLGNVVANESGVATVDIKDCLLSLSGVNGIIGRTVVVHADPDDFGKGGHELSKVTGNAGARVACGIIGIGK, from the exons ATGGcatctgctgtgtgtgtacttTTGGGGGAAACCGTGAAAGGCGTCCTACATTTTGACCAACAG GGAGATGTCGTTAATGTTAAGGGAGAAGTAACTGGACTTACTCCTGGTGACCATGGATTCCATGTTCATGAGTTTGGTGACTACACTAATG GTTGCATGTCTGCTGGACCTCACTTTAACCCAACTGCTGTTGAACATGGAGGTCCAACTGATGAAGTTCGTCATGTAGGAGATCTTGGAAACGTTGTCGCAAATGAATCTGGAGTTGCCACTGTCGACATCAAGGACTGTTTGCTGTCCCTATCTGGTGTCAATGGAATAATTGGCCGGACTGTTGTG GTACATGCTGATCCTGATGATTTTGGTAAGGGTGGACATGAACTGAGTAAAGTCACTGGAAATGCTGGCGCTCGCGTTGCTTGTGGCATCATTGGCATCGGTAAATGA